A window from Sphingopyxis alaskensis RB2256 encodes these proteins:
- the fabG gene encoding 3-oxoacyl-[acyl-carrier-protein] reductase, whose protein sequence is MFDLTGMTALVTGASGGIGSAIAQALAAQGARLAVSGSNADKLNAFRDTLGGDHVALPCDLGDAAAVDALVPAAVEALGGKLDILVNNAGVTRDNLIMRMKDEEWMDVIRINLEANFRLARAAAKPMMKARFGRIISITSVVGATGNPGQANYAASKAGVTGMTKALAQELASRGVTANCVAPGFIATAMTDDLPDAQKEALNQRIPAGRMGEGSDIAAAVVYLASKEAAYVTGQTLHVNGGMAMLS, encoded by the coding sequence ATGTTCGATCTCACCGGTATGACCGCCCTCGTCACGGGCGCGAGCGGCGGCATCGGTTCGGCCATCGCGCAGGCACTCGCAGCACAGGGCGCGCGGCTTGCGGTGTCGGGCTCCAATGCTGACAAGCTGAACGCCTTTCGCGATACGCTCGGCGGCGATCATGTCGCGCTGCCATGTGACCTTGGCGATGCTGCTGCGGTCGATGCGCTCGTTCCGGCGGCGGTCGAGGCGCTGGGGGGCAAGCTCGACATTCTCGTCAACAATGCGGGGGTGACGCGCGACAATCTGATCATGCGCATGAAGGACGAGGAGTGGATGGACGTCATCCGCATCAACCTGGAGGCCAATTTCCGCCTTGCGCGGGCGGCGGCAAAGCCGATGATGAAAGCGCGCTTCGGGCGGATCATTTCGATTACCAGCGTCGTCGGCGCCACCGGTAATCCGGGGCAGGCCAATTATGCGGCATCAAAAGCGGGCGTGACCGGCATGACCAAGGCGCTGGCGCAGGAACTGGCGAGCCGCGGGGTGACCGCCAATTGCGTCGCGCCGGGCTTTATCGCCACCGCGATGACCGACGATCTGCCCGACGCGCAGAAGGAAGCGCTCAACCAGCGCATCCCCGCGGGCCGGATGGGCGAGGGCAGCGACATCGCTGCCGCCGTCGTCTATCTCGCGTCGAAGGAGGCCGCCTATGTTACCGGACAGACTTTGCATGTAAACGGCGGCATGGCCATGCTGTCCTGA
- the fabD gene encoding ACP S-malonyltransferase: MRAFIFPGQGSQSVGMGRALADASSHAREVFQEVDDALGQKLFRLMSEGPEDQLTLTENAQPAIMANAIATLRVLEKEGGVTLAAKADYVAGHSLGEYSALCAAGAFDLATAARLLKTRGQAMQAAVPVGVGAMAALLGADIETAQRLADAAAEGEICTVANDNDPLQVVISGHKGAVERAVALVKDYGIKRGVLLPVSAPFHCPLMQPAADAMAEALGANPPAAPLVPVVANVTASPVSDADTIRDLLVQQVTGRVRWRESVGAMEDVGVTHFVEFGGKVLSPMVKRSASGEVETVSLISMDDIEALLKTL; the protein is encoded by the coding sequence ATGCGCGCATTCATCTTTCCGGGACAGGGCAGCCAGTCGGTCGGCATGGGCAGGGCGCTCGCCGACGCATCGAGTCACGCCCGCGAGGTGTTCCAGGAGGTCGACGACGCGCTCGGCCAGAAGCTGTTCCGGCTGATGAGCGAAGGGCCGGAGGATCAGCTGACGCTCACCGAAAACGCCCAGCCCGCGATCATGGCGAACGCGATCGCCACCTTGCGCGTGCTGGAGAAGGAAGGCGGCGTGACGCTTGCGGCCAAGGCCGACTATGTCGCGGGCCACAGCCTCGGTGAATATAGTGCGCTCTGCGCCGCGGGGGCGTTCGATCTTGCGACCGCTGCGCGGCTGCTCAAGACGCGCGGGCAGGCGATGCAGGCGGCCGTGCCCGTCGGCGTCGGCGCGATGGCGGCGCTGCTCGGCGCCGACATCGAGACCGCTCAGAGGCTCGCGGATGCGGCGGCGGAGGGCGAGATATGCACCGTCGCCAACGACAATGATCCGTTGCAGGTCGTCATCTCGGGCCACAAGGGCGCGGTCGAGCGCGCGGTCGCGCTGGTCAAGGACTATGGCATCAAGCGCGGCGTGCTGTTGCCTGTCTCGGCGCCCTTCCACTGCCCGCTGATGCAGCCCGCCGCCGACGCGATGGCCGAGGCGCTTGGCGCCAATCCCCCCGCGGCGCCGCTGGTCCCCGTCGTCGCCAATGTCACCGCCAGCCCGGTGAGCGATGCCGACACGATCCGTGACCTGCTGGTCCAGCAAGTTACCGGCCGCGTCCGCTGGCGTGAGAGCGTCGGTGCGATGGAGGATGTCGGGGTCACGCACTTCGTCGAGTTCGGCGGCAAGGTGCTATCCCCGATGGTCAAGCGCAGCGCATCGGGCGAGGTCGAGACGGTCAGCCTGATCTCGATGGACGACATCGAGGCACTGCTCAAAACGCTTTAA
- a CDS encoding LD-carboxypeptidase, producing MRIGIVAPSTPILPDDAEAVRALASLGYPGVELIFDPQCFAMHGHFAGEDGHRFAALVEMANRPDIDALWFARGGYGACRIAEEAVAAMADVARAKAFLGYSDQGNLLAALYRDGFDHVAHGPMVADIRREGGEAAVTRALDWLVARDPAACEPGLEHGARHAAFNLMTLSMLLGTPLEPDLAGHVLLIEEVSEYLYAFDRALFHVTSYLAPRGLAGLRLGRVSDIPENDRPFGLDAEEIAQGWCSRTGIPWLGRADIGHDAANKVVPFGLHRAG from the coding sequence ATGCGTATTGGCATCGTTGCCCCCTCGACCCCGATCCTGCCCGACGATGCCGAGGCGGTGCGCGCGCTGGCCAGTCTCGGCTACCCCGGCGTCGAACTGATCTTCGACCCGCAATGTTTCGCAATGCATGGCCATTTCGCGGGTGAGGACGGGCACCGTTTTGCCGCGCTCGTCGAAATGGCGAACCGTCCCGACATCGATGCGCTGTGGTTCGCGCGCGGCGGCTATGGTGCGTGCCGGATCGCCGAGGAGGCGGTCGCGGCGATGGCCGATGTAGCCCGCGCCAAAGCCTTCCTCGGCTATTCGGATCAGGGCAATCTGCTGGCGGCGCTCTATCGCGACGGCTTTGACCATGTCGCGCACGGACCGATGGTCGCCGATATCCGGCGCGAAGGCGGCGAGGCGGCGGTGACGCGCGCGCTCGACTGGCTGGTCGCGCGCGATCCCGCGGCGTGCGAGCCGGGGCTGGAGCATGGCGCGCGCCATGCGGCGTTCAACCTGATGACGCTGTCGATGCTGCTCGGCACCCCGCTCGAACCCGATCTGGCTGGGCATGTGCTGCTGATCGAGGAGGTCAGCGAATATCTATACGCCTTTGACCGGGCGCTGTTTCATGTGACGAGCTATCTGGCGCCGCGCGGGCTTGCCGGACTCCGGCTGGGGCGGGTTAGCGACATTCCGGAAAACGACCGGCCTTTTGGACTGGACGCGGAAGAAATTGCGCAGGGCTGGTGCTCGCGCACCGGCATCCCCTGGCTCGGTCGCGCCGACATCGGCCATGATGCGGCGAACAAGGTCGTGCCCTTCGGCTTGCATCGGGCGGGGTGA